A stretch of DNA from Kangiella sediminilitoris:
CCTTGCCGGATACTCAAACACGGGTAAAGCATAATGCGATGCCCCAACGATAGCTGCGCCACGAGCTTGACCAAGCTTTAGAGCTGAGTCTGCATTCTTAGACATAAATACAGACTCAATGGCAAATTCATCTGGTTTGAATTCCAGTATCAGCTCACAAACACTATCGAAGATTTGCTTTAGCTTTAAATCTAGAGACGCTTCTTTTATGCGAATGCATCCGCTAGTGATATAGCGTGGTTTATTCGCAGGGATATCACCGCCGACTTCGATGAGTCCGAAGCCGGTGATTCTTGAGCCGGGATCTATTCCTA
This window harbors:
- the ruvC gene encoding crossover junction endodeoxyribonuclease RuvC, with the translated sequence MPIILGIDPGSRITGFGLIEVGGDIPANKPRYITSGCIRIKEASLDLKLKQIFDSVCELILEFKPDEFAIESVFMSKNADSALKLGQARGAAIVGASHYALPVFEYPARKVKQSVVGTGGADKTQVQHMVKMILKLSKSPQADAADALAIALCHANTSQGLAQLKGAKTIARGRLR